In Armatimonadota bacterium, a single genomic region encodes these proteins:
- a CDS encoding fibronectin type III domain-containing protein — protein sequence MRLGKRAVVLLGMLALLAPLFAGSSLIRLVQVLQSEPPIDAVSREVSYRTKDAPVVTDAVSREVSYVNPTDAAKTGDAVSREVSYNLTSGVPGAPSFVDAVSREQSYLLDVTYPHAYYGFAPASGSLTIAASNETTYFQVVNVVGGALAANGVLNPYEVRSVSVSSGLQFKVQTTKHVWLYVGNAGSTAFPAKGQATRVGRNFEFVLPALSNNEEFVVMAYEDADVTIKTAQGVPTANFALQRDQYWRTTGAPLSAGVLYKLESTGTVALHLVTHNGNMAVPSDNGEDVGRKFLFATHNWGGGAIAVFAYEDATFTITDLDTGQALEQDRALANNTHYFRSSVGRKRWKLESTGKVGVWSGDLEGGTGIEWMGDDVAVYQGDRGRTIHLHSQTYGGRAFAIYGETALTVDELNNDGEVIGSSAYNLEADGVVSLAPGKKLRLTANKPVVAFSAGGNTLNDWGVALISAYDAHNPAPDTRIETGPVDRSLVCSQPISFSWSGTDDVTPSEDLTFSYRSRRGSDASVWSDWSDDLDVELSGLQDGLYRFEVRARDADGNIDPTPAVREFELNDDQAAPGLSAITAEPNYTSAVIRWTTNEPATSCVDYGLTDAYGSSICDAILKTQHQIVIQGLGLDTLYHFRVRSADRCGNSGASVDLMFRTLADTTPPETTITSGPGAQACSLPVSFVWVGADNFWPSNALEYQWRIDGGNWSAWSSATSRAFAQLDEGSHTFEVVARDPFGNIDPTPASRTFVVDTVSPVIGNLLSTNVTPVSATITWTTNEAATSQVEYRRVIDQSWLRSALNGTRVTEHSVTITDLAPNTEYAFRAISRDACGHEGMSQEGRFTTRQAPDLVPLNLNSPAEVTPDVPFNVSWHIQNQGAARAAQPWIDRIYLSQNQTWDQNDLFIGELGSPGGLDPNQTLPRNAAATITGRPTPGAYYLLLVADASQTVPESNENNNVIARATVVLGVNDPPETSIVSGPGEGSTVCQASVAFTVTGQDDHTPVGQLQYAYQIDLQPWSDYSAATTIHLTGLSDGAHTFRVRARDTGGKVDASPATRSFTVAALPPVITQLRHQVAQVQAAIQWTTNIPSTSQVEYGETPGLGSSTTVSQTLTQSHLVMLAGLRPNTTYYYRAKSKNGCNVEALSDVGTFRTGFAPDLVIQPLDLPTEMGTGQSYILRWKTRNIGQGDAVGNWSDCVYLSTDDQVGNDIRWICADQLRHLRASGDEYQRVIENALPGIAPGTYYLILRTDADDRLSESNEGNNFAVFGPVVVTQTIPPVIAEIGDETVAEGVAYVGPTPSLTQGTLPVTWSLVSGPSDMTIDSLGRVHWQQAIGAADPITVTIKASNAAGSDEESWRLLVPVTYAATVSTDVNVAPAGTPVPLVGEARFLGNNAPAPNVPVEIRLTVRGFKRTIKTRTNSQGVFMEVFEPLPREAGRYTVGASHPSDPEDYDQDQFTIVGAYTKPDSLALDMVPLIPAISQLELINPGEAPLNGLTWTLENAPPQIGAQVQMPSTLPGLATVPIQVSVICNEPIELHGTANIVIRSQEGAEWRLPVRIDVRPPRPVLTARPGTATAGMLVGRQTLVDVQISNDGGAATDTVRISLPNVPWMRLATPEVIGPLAPGDTATVSLLLEPPADLPLGEYTGGFVVGAGRSYGITVDYRLNAITDAKGDLAVFVEDESTYYDDQGNPRTDGPLLANSIVQLLDPITQAVLHETVAGPDEPVEFADITAGNYVVNVRAAGHAPYRQNIRIEAGRENAHVAFTPRETIRYNWVVTPTQIPDVNIITLEAVFETNVPAPVVTVDPPVVDLADFDGDSMQINFTIENHGLITAEGVEFALPTHPRWRFTMLSEQIGTLRARERRIVPVRIERVQLGPMSDGPCSVTTWVKYCYECNGLRCINVPVTFLNTKAGCHGIPGGGGGWSGCSNCGGPGGPYHIVPSTRPPDPCERCDPNQPPGRERCIDVSRFADGAAEAIAEFIEALTAQQADVEVELPTVEACYQEVCCPDGTKKTRLTASVGGAIELSVNLAGKHFELEVGREFNVPGLGTVEADLEFEFDIGVSPKIEGDIQIGLDWGCNGLCLTGEATIRGEVGIGLNNLVMGGEVEVNGVEYRANLRVEANAELAGSINVSYDQCRDDPWQFAACFEGVYLNLQGELTFEVNNISYNIDLGCKRVALICPIGNCDHVECDYINCDGFQPLLNVTPPDMSQLRNLLLESTARDLYDYKMIPVESHAAHLLGQEPRVQEEEGVCARVRLQIEQQLTMQRQAFDAALEIVNPSTTSDVSRILTAITFFDAEGNPADDKFAIYPPTLRNVTAVDGTGLLPPTTIANINWIIVPRENAAPMQATRYYVGGLLQFEFEGATHVVRLEPMPIDVLPDPRLVLDYFMQSRVYSDDPFTPEVERAEPFSLGLILKNIGFGAARDVQIQSSQPRIVENERGLLIDFQIVGSQVNDRPITPSLNVNLGDVPPGMTSVARWLLISSLQGRFVEFNADYRHVNPLGDQSLSLIETPIGTHFLDHVVRIQHPDDDNRPDFLVNDDPINDEEELPDGVYSSDGSFANVTAIANGTIDAPITDVRLSTIGRIPTTPQGFVYIRWPDPAQGRFRLVGVTRLDGRPIFMGDNAWTTHRIRRPAGGAPVEENRLHVFDHNPTAFYVLTYERRIPENITPGEAKLQPDGQRVIAGAELGAAVTAVFEDGYYIEALDRSSGIKVKGGIVLEGDRVKVEGFMATDSNDERFIDARGPAARIVKVGEGPLDPLMISVRSLYAGDYFYHAGTGVGQRGMAGGVGLNPVGLLLKVQGRVTDSTNDWVLIDDGDGREAKIYLAEDSVAPPVGQFISAIGVLSVEKINGQLYPALRIRRTDDLREVSATQILAAPEALLRTGFNLLSMPGMAANPNPLSVLSEFAGAGLTDRLRRFDAAGQREIVYNSANPADFGNMLWPDGFQLRLNAGERLYYEYQGVRTESGDLWVSLPKTGVTLIGSGFDAEVDWSSTKVTDGAKTVTLLSASRIEVPVWLNSIAYYFDAATQTDKRLGIDLDNPDSTRMQPWYGYWVSTSRDNLALFITSGGPLAMDDRVSTSVNTAVNISVLANDRNPNNENITIVSFDQGRHGAVTLVDGATLRYDPETGFRGIDRFSYTIMGPSGVRSTAVVTVVVGLVRLTGRVHLQNFAGAVNALPVILEINDQTYEIRLTGSGQLGTFTADLPPAGRHLVRVKPRGYLRESQFVTTAGQDLEIEFRGLLIGDANGDDQIDDSDLAIVLTQFGDSGFGRLGDVNGDQVVDDRDLAAVITNLGAR from the coding sequence ATGAGACTCGGTAAGCGCGCCGTTGTGCTGTTAGGGATGCTGGCTCTGCTGGCTCCCTTATTTGCCGGGTCGTCGCTGATTCGTTTGGTGCAGGTTTTGCAGTCCGAGCCGCCGATCGATGCGGTTTCTCGGGAGGTGAGCTACCGGACCAAAGATGCGCCTGTCGTTACCGATGCGGTGTCGCGCGAGGTGAGCTACGTCAATCCGACAGATGCGGCGAAGACGGGCGATGCCGTGTCGAGAGAGGTGTCGTACAATCTGACCTCTGGCGTTCCTGGGGCGCCCTCGTTTGTGGACGCGGTCTCGCGCGAGCAGTCCTATTTGCTGGACGTTACCTATCCCCATGCTTACTATGGGTTTGCGCCTGCTTCGGGATCGCTGACCATTGCGGCGTCGAACGAGACGACCTATTTTCAGGTGGTCAACGTTGTGGGCGGGGCGCTGGCGGCGAACGGCGTCTTGAATCCGTACGAAGTTCGATCGGTGTCGGTCTCGAGCGGTTTGCAGTTTAAGGTGCAGACGACGAAGCATGTCTGGCTGTATGTTGGCAATGCGGGATCCACGGCCTTTCCGGCTAAGGGGCAAGCGACGAGGGTCGGGCGCAATTTTGAGTTTGTGCTGCCTGCGCTGAGCAACAATGAAGAGTTCGTCGTGATGGCGTATGAGGACGCCGATGTTACGATCAAGACAGCGCAAGGCGTGCCGACGGCTAACTTTGCACTGCAGCGCGATCAATATTGGCGGACGACGGGCGCCCCGTTATCGGCGGGCGTGCTTTACAAATTAGAATCGACGGGAACGGTCGCGTTACATTTAGTCACCCATAATGGCAACATGGCGGTGCCGAGCGACAATGGCGAGGACGTCGGTCGAAAGTTCCTGTTTGCGACGCACAATTGGGGCGGGGGGGCTATTGCTGTTTTCGCCTACGAAGATGCGACGTTTACGATCACCGATCTGGATACGGGGCAGGCGTTAGAGCAGGACAGGGCGCTGGCGAACAATACGCACTACTTTAGATCGAGCGTGGGCCGCAAGCGATGGAAGTTAGAGTCGACCGGCAAAGTGGGCGTATGGTCGGGCGATTTGGAAGGCGGCACGGGTATTGAATGGATGGGCGACGATGTCGCCGTCTATCAGGGGGATCGCGGCCGCACGATTCATCTTCACTCGCAAACTTACGGCGGGCGGGCGTTTGCGATTTATGGCGAGACGGCGCTGACCGTTGACGAGCTGAACAACGATGGCGAGGTGATCGGGTCGTCGGCTTACAACTTAGAGGCGGACGGGGTTGTTTCGCTTGCGCCGGGCAAGAAGTTGAGGCTGACGGCCAACAAGCCGGTGGTCGCGTTTAGCGCGGGCGGCAACACGCTGAACGACTGGGGCGTTGCATTGATCAGCGCCTACGATGCGCACAATCCGGCGCCCGACACACGCATAGAGACGGGGCCGGTGGATCGCTCTTTGGTCTGTTCGCAGCCTATCTCGTTCAGCTGGAGCGGCACGGACGATGTTACGCCGAGCGAGGATTTGACGTTCAGTTATCGGTCGCGCAGGGGTTCCGATGCGAGCGTTTGGAGCGATTGGTCGGACGATCTCGACGTGGAACTGAGCGGGTTGCAGGATGGATTGTATCGATTTGAGGTTCGCGCGCGAGACGCGGACGGCAACATCGATCCGACGCCGGCAGTGCGCGAGTTCGAACTGAACGACGATCAGGCGGCGCCGGGCTTGTCTGCTATAACCGCCGAACCCAACTACACATCGGCCGTAATTCGATGGACGACGAACGAACCGGCGACCAGTTGTGTGGATTATGGGTTGACCGATGCTTATGGTTCGTCGATTTGCGATGCGATTTTGAAGACGCAGCATCAGATCGTTATCCAAGGATTGGGTCTGGACACCCTCTATCATTTCCGAGTTCGTTCGGCGGATCGATGCGGGAACAGCGGCGCCTCGGTCGACTTGATGTTTAGGACGCTGGCCGACACGACGCCTCCCGAGACGACGATCACATCGGGGCCGGGCGCGCAGGCCTGCTCGTTGCCGGTCAGTTTTGTTTGGGTCGGCGCCGACAACTTCTGGCCGAGCAATGCGCTGGAGTATCAGTGGCGGATCGACGGGGGCAATTGGTCGGCCTGGAGTTCTGCGACCTCGCGCGCGTTTGCTCAACTCGACGAGGGCAGCCATACGTTCGAGGTCGTCGCCAGAGACCCGTTTGGAAACATCGATCCGACTCCGGCTTCGCGCACTTTTGTGGTCGATACCGTCAGCCCGGTCATCGGTAATTTGCTTTCGACCAACGTTACGCCCGTGTCGGCGACGATCACCTGGACGACGAACGAGGCGGCGACCTCGCAGGTCGAGTATCGTCGCGTGATCGATCAGTCTTGGCTTCGAAGCGCTTTGAACGGGACGCGGGTTACCGAGCACTCGGTTACGATCACCGATCTGGCGCCGAACACGGAGTATGCGTTTAGGGCGATCTCGCGCGATGCGTGCGGTCACGAAGGGATGTCGCAAGAGGGCCGATTTACGACGCGGCAGGCGCCCGACCTAGTGCCGCTGAATCTGAATTCGCCCGCCGAGGTTACGCCGGATGTGCCGTTTAACGTGTCGTGGCACATTCAGAACCAGGGCGCCGCCCGTGCCGCCCAACCATGGATCGATCGGATCTATCTGTCTCAGAATCAGACATGGGACCAGAACGATCTGTTCATTGGCGAACTGGGGTCTCCGGGCGGGCTTGATCCTAATCAGACGTTGCCGAGGAACGCCGCGGCTACGATCACGGGAAGGCCGACGCCCGGCGCCTACTACCTGCTGCTGGTGGCGGATGCGTCCCAGACTGTGCCCGAATCGAACGAGAACAACAACGTAATAGCGCGAGCAACAGTGGTCTTGGGCGTGAACGATCCGCCAGAAACGAGCATTGTGAGCGGGCCTGGAGAGGGTTCAACGGTCTGCCAGGCAAGCGTGGCGTTTACGGTTACCGGCCAGGACGACCATACGCCGGTGGGCCAATTGCAATACGCTTATCAAATCGATCTGCAGCCGTGGTCGGACTATTCGGCAGCAACGACGATCCATTTGACAGGGTTGAGCGACGGCGCGCACACCTTTAGAGTTCGCGCAAGGGATACGGGCGGCAAGGTGGATGCTTCGCCTGCAACGCGAAGCTTTACGGTTGCGGCCTTGCCGCCGGTCATAACACAGTTGCGGCATCAGGTCGCGCAGGTTCAAGCGGCTATTCAGTGGACGACCAACATCCCAAGCACGTCGCAGGTGGAGTATGGCGAGACGCCCGGCTTGGGCAGCAGTACTACGGTCAGCCAGACTTTGACGCAAAGCCACTTGGTAATGCTCGCGGGTTTGAGGCCGAACACCACCTACTACTATCGCGCCAAGAGCAAGAACGGTTGCAATGTAGAGGCTCTATCGGACGTTGGAACCTTCCGCACAGGGTTCGCGCCCGATCTGGTCATCCAACCGTTAGACTTGCCGACCGAGATGGGTACCGGACAAAGCTACATCTTGCGCTGGAAAACCCGCAACATCGGCCAGGGCGACGCGGTGGGCAATTGGAGCGATTGCGTCTATCTATCCACGGACGATCAGGTTGGGAACGACATTCGGTGGATCTGCGCCGATCAGCTTCGCCACTTGCGAGCGTCGGGCGACGAGTACCAGCGTGTTATCGAGAATGCTCTGCCGGGGATTGCGCCGGGGACGTACTACCTCATTCTCAGAACCGATGCGGACGATCGCCTGAGCGAATCGAACGAAGGGAACAATTTCGCGGTCTTTGGCCCAGTTGTGGTAACTCAAACAATCCCGCCGGTGATCGCGGAGATTGGGGATGAGACAGTGGCCGAGGGCGTTGCCTATGTCGGGCCGACGCCCAGTTTGACGCAGGGGACTCTGCCTGTTACGTGGTCGCTGGTGTCCGGGCCGAGCGACATGACCATCGATTCGCTCGGTCGCGTCCATTGGCAACAGGCGATTGGCGCGGCGGATCCCATTACCGTTACGATCAAGGCGAGCAACGCGGCGGGTTCGGACGAGGAGAGTTGGCGCCTCCTCGTGCCGGTTACCTATGCGGCCACGGTTTCGACCGATGTCAATGTAGCGCCTGCCGGTACGCCGGTGCCGTTAGTGGGCGAGGCAAGGTTCTTGGGCAATAACGCGCCCGCTCCGAACGTTCCGGTTGAGATTCGATTGACAGTGCGCGGCTTTAAGCGCACGATCAAGACGCGCACGAACTCGCAAGGCGTCTTTATGGAGGTCTTCGAGCCGTTGCCCAGGGAGGCCGGGCGCTACACGGTGGGCGCGTCGCATCCGAGCGATCCCGAGGACTATGATCAGGATCAGTTTACGATAGTGGGCGCTTACACTAAGCCCGATAGTCTGGCTTTGGACATGGTTCCCCTGATTCCCGCCATATCGCAACTTGAACTGATCAATCCGGGAGAGGCGCCGTTGAACGGCTTGACCTGGACTCTGGAGAACGCGCCGCCGCAGATCGGCGCTCAGGTTCAGATGCCTTCGACGCTGCCGGGGCTGGCGACCGTGCCGATTCAGGTCAGCGTGATTTGCAACGAGCCGATCGAACTTCACGGTACGGCGAATATTGTGATCCGGAGTCAAGAGGGCGCGGAGTGGCGATTGCCGGTGCGGATAGACGTGCGTCCGCCCAGGCCGGTCTTGACCGCGCGACCCGGCACGGCGACGGCTGGAATGCTGGTCGGCCGGCAGACGCTGGTCGATGTTCAGATATCGAACGACGGCGGAGCCGCGACCGATACCGTGCGAATTTCGTTGCCCAACGTCCCTTGGATGCGGTTGGCGACGCCCGAGGTGATCGGACCATTGGCCCCAGGCGACACAGCAACCGTTTCGCTTTTGCTGGAGCCTCCGGCCGACTTGCCGCTGGGCGAATACACGGGAGGATTTGTGGTCGGCGCGGGTCGGTCCTATGGGATCACGGTCGATTATCGGCTGAACGCGATCACGGACGCCAAGGGCGATCTGGCCGTGTTCGTCGAGGACGAATCGACCTACTACGACGACCAGGGCAACCCGCGCACCGACGGCCCGCTGTTGGCCAACAGCATCGTGCAGTTGCTAGACCCGATAACGCAGGCTGTGTTGCACGAGACTGTGGCCGGCCCGGACGAGCCGGTAGAGTTTGCGGACATCACGGCCGGCAACTACGTTGTAAACGTTCGAGCAGCCGGCCATGCGCCCTATCGCCAGAACATACGGATCGAGGCCGGTCGCGAGAACGCGCATGTAGCATTTACGCCGAGAGAGACGATTCGGTACAACTGGGTCGTAACGCCGACGCAGATACCCGACGTGAACATCATTACGTTGGAAGCCGTGTTCGAGACCAATGTGCCCGCGCCCGTTGTAACGGTCGATCCGCCGGTGGTCGATTTGGCCGACTTTGACGGCGATTCGATGCAGATCAACTTTACGATCGAGAATCATGGCTTGATCACGGCGGAGGGCGTGGAGTTTGCGCTGCCGACGCATCCTCGCTGGCGGTTTACAATGCTGTCAGAGCAGATCGGCACGCTACGGGCGAGAGAGCGGCGGATTGTGCCGGTGCGCATCGAACGAGTGCAGTTGGGGCCTATGAGCGACGGACCGTGCTCGGTTACCACATGGGTGAAGTATTGCTATGAATGCAACGGGCTGCGCTGCATCAACGTGCCTGTAACCTTCTTGAACACGAAGGCGGGTTGTCACGGCATTCCTGGCGGAGGCGGCGGTTGGAGCGGCTGCTCGAACTGCGGCGGCCCGGGCGGTCCGTACCACATCGTGCCTTCTACCCGACCGCCCGATCCGTGCGAGCGGTGCGATCCGAACCAGCCGCCAGGAAGGGAGCGATGCATCGACGTCAGTCGATTTGCCGACGGCGCCGCGGAGGCCATTGCCGAGTTTATCGAAGCGTTGACCGCCCAACAAGCGGACGTAGAGGTCGAACTGCCCACGGTCGAAGCTTGCTATCAAGAAGTCTGCTGTCCCGACGGTACCAAGAAGACGCGCCTCACTGCGAGCGTCGGCGGCGCCATCGAACTGTCGGTCAATTTGGCCGGAAAGCACTTTGAACTAGAGGTCGGCAGGGAGTTCAACGTGCCCGGTTTAGGTACGGTCGAGGCGGACTTGGAATTCGAGTTCGATATCGGCGTGTCGCCAAAGATCGAAGGCGACATACAGATCGGTCTGGATTGGGGCTGCAATGGGCTCTGTTTGACGGGCGAGGCTACAATTCGCGGCGAGGTCGGGATTGGTCTGAACAACCTCGTCATGGGCGGAGAGGTCGAGGTGAACGGCGTGGAGTACCGCGCGAATCTGCGGGTCGAAGCGAACGCCGAACTCGCAGGATCGATCAACGTCTCTTATGATCAATGTCGAGACGATCCGTGGCAATTTGCGGCTTGTTTTGAGGGCGTTTATCTGAATCTTCAGGGCGAGCTGACGTTTGAAGTGAACAACATTTCGTACAACATCGATTTGGGTTGTAAGCGGGTCGCCCTGATATGCCCGATTGGCAATTGCGACCATGTGGAATGCGACTACATCAATTGCGACGGCTTTCAGCCCTTATTAAACGTAACGCCGCCCGATATGAGCCAGTTAAGAAACCTGTTGCTGGAATCGACTGCCCGCGACCTGTACGACTACAAGATGATTCCGGTCGAATCGCACGCTGCGCATCTGTTAGGTCAGGAGCCGAGGGTGCAGGAAGAGGAAGGCGTTTGCGCCCGCGTTCGGTTACAAATCGAACAGCAGTTGACCATGCAGCGACAAGCGTTCGACGCGGCTCTGGAGATCGTCAACCCCTCCACGACGAGCGATGTGAGCCGGATATTGACCGCGATCACCTTCTTTGACGCTGAGGGCAACCCTGCGGACGACAAGTTTGCCATCTATCCGCCAACGTTGCGAAATGTCACTGCGGTGGATGGCACGGGACTGTTGCCCCCGACCACCATTGCAAATATTAACTGGATTATCGTGCCGCGCGAGAACGCAGCGCCGATGCAGGCGACTCGCTATTATGTGGGCGGGCTCTTGCAGTTCGAGTTCGAGGGCGCCACGCACGTAGTGCGTTTAGAGCCGATGCCGATCGACGTGCTGCCCGACCCGCGCCTTGTGCTGGATTACTTCATGCAGAGCCGGGTCTACAGCGACGATCCGTTTACGCCCGAGGTCGAGCGCGCAGAGCCGTTCTCTCTGGGTCTGATCCTAAAGAACATCGGCTTTGGCGCCGCCAGAGATGTGCAAATCCAGTCCAGCCAGCCGCGCATTGTGGAGAACGAGCGCGGCTTGCTGATCGACTTTCAGATTGTCGGCTCGCAGGTGAACGACCGGCCGATCACGCCGTCGCTCAATGTGAACTTGGGCGATGTGCCGCCCGGCATGACGTCCGTTGCGAGATGGCTTCTGATCTCGAGTTTGCAGGGTCGATTTGTCGAGTTCAACGCCGATTATCGCCATGTCAATCCTTTGGGCGATCAATCGTTAAGCCTGATCGAGACGCCGATCGGTACGCACTTTTTGGATCATGTGGTGCGCATCCAGCATCCGGACGACGACAACCGACCGGACTTCCTGGTGAACGACGATCCGATCAATGACGAAGAGGAACTGCCCGACGGCGTTTATAGCAGCGATGGAAGTTTTGCGAACGTTACGGCGATTGCGAACGGAACGATCGATGCGCCAATAACCGACGTTCGGTTGAGCACCATAGGCCGCATTCCGACGACGCCGCAGGGATTTGTCTACATTCGCTGGCCCGATCCGGCTCAAGGGCGTTTTAGGTTGGTCGGCGTTACCCGTTTGGACGGTCGACCGATCTTCATGGGCGACAACGCTTGGACGACGCATCGAATAAGACGGCCCGCGGGCGGTGCTCCGGTCGAAGAAAATCGGCTGCATGTGTTCGATCACAACCCGACCGCGTTCTATGTGCTGACTTATGAGCGGCGCATCCCGGAGAACATTACGCCCGGCGAGGCGAAACTCCAGCCCGACGGTCAGCGCGTCATTGCGGGCGCGGAGTTAGGGGCTGCGGTTACCGCCGTCTTCGAGGACGGCTACTACATCGAGGCGCTGGATCGCAGTTCGGGCATCAAGGTCAAAGGCGGCATCGTGCTCGAGGGCGACCGAGTGAAGGTCGAGGGATTCATGGCGACCGACTCGAACGACGAGCGGTTTATCGACGCGAGGGGGCCGGCGGCGCGAATAGTGAAAGTTGGCGAAGGGCCGTTGGATCCCCTGATGATCAGCGTCCGGTCGCTGTATGCGGGCGATTATTTTTACCATGCGGGCACGGGCGTAGGGCAGCGCGGCATGGCGGGCGGCGTCGGACTGAACCCGGTCGGCCTGTTGCTCAAGGTTCAGGGGCGAGTAACGGACAGCACGAACGATTGGGTCTTGATCGACGATGGCGACGGGCGCGAGGCAAAGATCTACTTGGCCGAGGACAGCGTTGCGCCACCGGTCGGACAGTTTATCAGCGCGATCGGTGTCTTGTCGGTCGAGAAGATCAACGGTCAGCTCTATCCTGCGCTTCGCATTCGGCGCACGGACGATCTGAGAGAGGTTTCCGCAACGCAGATTCTGGCCGCGCCGGAAGCGCTGTTGCGCACGGGGTTCAATCTGCTCTCGATGCCGGGCATGGCTGCCAATCCGAATCCTCTGAGCGTGCTTTCGGAGTTTGCGGGCGCTGGGCTGACGGATCGATTGAGGCGGTTCGATGCGGCCGGTCAGCGAGAGATTGTGTACAACAGCGCGAATCCGGCCGATTTCGGCAATATGCTGTGGCCGGACGGCTTCCAATTGCGCTTGAACGCGGGCGAGCGGCTCTATTACGAATATCAGGGCGTCCGCACCGAATCGGGCGATCTATGGGTGAGCCTGCCCAAGACGGGCGTAACGTTGATCGGCAGCGGCTTTGATGCCGAGGTCGATTGGTCGAGCACGAAGGTTACGGATGGCGCGAAGACGGTTACTTTGCTGTCTGCGAGCCGAATCGAGGTTCCGGTATGGTTGAACTCGATCGCTTACTACTTTGATGCAGCGACGCAGACCGACAAGCGGCTGGGAATCGATCTGGACAACCCCGACTCGACTCGGATGCAGCCTTGGTACGGCTACTGGGTCTCCACATCGCGAGACAATTTGGCGCTGTTCATCACCAGCGGCGGGCCATTGGCGATGGACGATCGAGTCAGTACCTCTGTCAACACAGCGGTGAACATCTCCGTTCTGGCAAACGATCGGAATCCGAACAACGAGAATATCACGATCGTGTCGTTCGATCAGGGCAGGCATGGCGCCGTAACGCTTGTGGACGGCGCGACCTTGCGCTACGATCCGGAGACGGGCTTTAGAGGCATTGATCGCTTCTCCTATACGATCATGGGGCCATCGGGGGTGCGGTCGACGGCGGTCGTAACGGTCGTGGTCGGTTTGGTTCGGTTGACCGGGCGCGTGCACCTCCAGAACTTTGCAGGCGCGGTCAATGCGCTGCCCGTCATACTGGAGATCAACGATCAGACCTATGAGATAAGGTTGACCGGCTCCGGTCAATTGGGAACGTTTACCGCCGATCTGCCTCCTGCGGGGCGCCATTTGGTGCGCGTCAAGCCTCGCGGATATCTGAGAGAGAGCCAATTTGTAACGACTGCTGGGCAGGACTTGGAGATCGAGTTCCGGGGCTTGCTGATCGGCGATGCGAACGGCGACGACCAGATCGACGATTCGGATTTGGCCATCGTGCTGACGCAGTTCGGCGACAGCGGGTTTGGCCGGTTGGGCGATGTGAACGGCGATCAGGTGGTGGACGACCGAGACTTGGCAGCCGTCATCACCAACTTAGGCGCGCGATAG
- a CDS encoding sigma-70 family RNA polymerase sigma factor, with protein MRLKQEQFSEVWGVLISDRKCEYPYAREDTFERKLKRHRSKVGALHDDIAAYDPANYLEARELATALERSCLTRHQREVFDLYLNGNTLEEIGRRFGITKQAVYKNLCLVKAKMRRASRQNPYTGLADVYRSELRRTSGRIGRKICR; from the coding sequence ATGAGGTTGAAACAAGAACAGTTTAGCGAAGTCTGGGGCGTGCTGATCAGCGACCGAAAGTGCGAGTACCCCTACGCCCGAGAAGACACGTTTGAGCGCAAGCTTAAGCGGCACCGAAGCAAGGTCGGCGCGCTTCACGACGATATCGCCGCCTACGATCCGGCCAACTACCTGGAGGCGCGCGAGTTGGCAACCGCCCTTGAGCGCTCCTGCTTGACTCGACATCAGCGAGAGGTCTTTGACCTGTACCTAAACGGAAACACTCTCGAAGAAATCGGACGTCGGTTCGGCATTACCAAACAGGCTGTCTACAAAAATCTCTGCCTGGTCAAAGCCAAAATGCGCCGAGCCTCTCGGCAAAACCCATACACCGGTCTCGCCGACGTCTATCGCTCGGAACTGCGCCGAACTTCAGGCAGAATCGGACGCAAGATATGCCGTTAA
- a CDS encoding VOC family protein produces the protein MDDFTKAVGETFVWHELYSPDVSGSKSFYTQLFGWDTSEMETPGGTYTMWKKGETSIGGCMSLQAPEMEGVPPHWTIYIAVDNVDAKVDKAVSMGGSLMVPAMDLPGIGRMALLSDPHGATFWVYTPAG, from the coding sequence ATGGATGACTTCACCAAAGCCGTTGGCGAGACGTTCGTATGGCACGAGTTGTACAGCCCCGACGTGAGCGGTTCGAAGAGCTTCTACACGCAGCTGTTCGGCTGGGATACGAGCGAGATGGAAACGCCCGGCGGCACGTATACGATGTGGAAAAAAGGGGAAACGTCGATCGGCGGTTGCATGTCGCTGCAGGCGCCCGAAATGGAGGGCGTGCCGCCGCATTGGACGATCTATATCGCCGTGGACAACGTTGACGCCAAAGTCGACAAGGCTGTCAGCATGGGAGGCAGTTTAATGGTGCCGGCTATGGATCTGCCCGGTATCGGACGGATGGCTCTCTTGTCCGATCCGCACGGCGCGACGTTTTGGGTCTATACGCCCGCAGGCTGA
- a CDS encoding ester cyclase: MDSETRNAIALRRAVECWNSGDYPGYLSFYSPEVVMHFDPPTGYDGIVGFYQMFWSAFPGSQIEIIELIASGDRLAVVFNVSGRHQGEFMGIAATGKSVRFQGISVFKMANGQCTERWSQSDQVGLLYLLKGGL, translated from the coding sequence TTGGACTCGGAAACAAGGAACGCGATCGCGCTTCGTCGCGCGGTCGAATGTTGGAACTCTGGCGACTATCCGGGCTATCTGTCGTTCTATAGCCCGGAGGTCGTCATGCATTTTGACCCGCCGACCGGATATGACGGAATTGTGGGCTTTTACCAGATGTTTTGGTCGGCATTTCCCGGTTCTCAGATCGAGATTATCGAACTGATCGCGTCGGGCGATCGGCTGGCGGTTGTTTTTAACGTGTCGGGCCGGCACCAAGGCGAGTTTATGGGCATTGCGGCAACGGGTAAAAGCGTGCGGTTTCAAGGCATTTCCGTGTTTAAGATGGCCAACGGGCAGTGCACCGAGCGTTGGAGCCAGTCCGATCAGGTCGGACTGCTCTATCTGCTTAAGGGCGGTTTGTAG